Proteins from a genomic interval of Schaalia odontolytica:
- the cydC gene encoding thiol reductant ABC exporter subunit CydC, with translation MRLFLTRSESAALRRCIALLGVSRSGFALSLLLGVAALGSAIALGGTAAWLIARASQQPPVLYLTVAATSVRLFGLSRALARYLSRLASHKVALSGMDNLRANLYDRLSSAPAAALSSVRRGDLMSRAGADVDEVGNVVVKTVLPALVALIVGVATVAVVAVISPASALVLALCLLLSGVVAPALIARSVRMAEGEGGDARTDIAATTLALLEGATELSLAGTLLGATRTLARAEASLRQALARSARLSALARGLDVCAVGMALIAALLIGIPHALSGALPQVLLAVIVLIPLSSFEGVAELAPAASQLVRSAQAAQRICALIGEESPSASHAIPQGATLIEAHDLAIGWPGGPTLVEGITFTLRAGASVAIVGPSGIGKTTLLATLTGVIPPKSGQALINGVPAWGARRDDVASHITMTAEDAHIFATSIYENLRVAKASLTREEAVTSLQRAGLCEWIDSLPDGIDTVIGSGATTVSGGERRRLLMARALLVPAPVMAVDEASEHLDGETADRLMNTLLTPPPDRATLVVTHRLSALDQADQVLVLGRVQAGQCARVVAQGTHAHVLSCLPGYRWALDQEEQ, from the coding sequence ATGAGGCTCTTCCTGACGCGCTCGGAATCCGCGGCGCTTCGCCGATGCATCGCTTTGCTTGGGGTATCGCGTTCCGGTTTCGCGCTCTCGCTCCTCCTGGGAGTCGCGGCTCTGGGCTCGGCGATCGCGCTCGGGGGAACGGCCGCGTGGCTGATTGCCCGGGCATCCCAGCAGCCGCCCGTTCTCTACCTGACCGTCGCGGCCACGTCGGTGCGGCTCTTCGGTCTCTCGCGCGCCCTCGCCCGCTACCTGTCGCGCCTGGCCTCGCACAAGGTCGCGTTGTCGGGTATGGACAACCTGCGCGCGAACCTGTATGACCGCTTGTCGAGCGCTCCCGCGGCGGCGTTATCGTCCGTGCGACGCGGAGACCTGATGAGCCGGGCAGGAGCCGATGTCGACGAGGTCGGCAACGTCGTCGTGAAGACCGTCCTACCCGCGCTCGTCGCGCTCATCGTCGGCGTCGCGACCGTGGCGGTTGTCGCCGTCATCTCGCCCGCATCGGCACTCGTTCTTGCGCTGTGCCTCCTTCTGTCGGGCGTGGTGGCGCCCGCCCTGATCGCCCGCTCCGTGCGGATGGCCGAGGGCGAGGGGGGCGACGCGCGCACGGATATCGCCGCCACCACCCTGGCGCTGCTGGAGGGTGCCACCGAGCTCTCGCTGGCCGGGACACTGCTCGGAGCCACACGGACGCTCGCCCGCGCCGAAGCCTCCTTGCGTCAGGCTCTTGCTCGCTCTGCTCGCCTGTCCGCGCTCGCCCGAGGCCTGGACGTGTGCGCTGTGGGAATGGCGCTCATCGCCGCTCTCCTCATCGGTATCCCGCACGCGCTCTCCGGCGCGCTCCCGCAGGTTCTCCTCGCCGTCATCGTTCTCATTCCGCTGTCCTCCTTCGAGGGCGTCGCTGAGCTTGCTCCAGCCGCGTCCCAGCTGGTCCGCAGCGCGCAGGCAGCTCAGCGCATCTGCGCTCTCATCGGTGAGGAGTCTCCCTCCGCCTCGCACGCCATCCCTCAGGGCGCCACCCTCATCGAGGCTCACGATCTCGCGATCGGCTGGCCGGGCGGCCCCACCCTGGTCGAGGGGATCACGTTCACGCTGCGCGCGGGTGCCTCCGTGGCCATCGTCGGACCGTCGGGGATCGGCAAGACAACGCTGCTGGCCACCCTCACGGGAGTGATCCCCCCCAAGTCCGGTCAGGCCCTCATCAACGGGGTGCCCGCGTGGGGGGCGCGCCGCGACGACGTCGCCTCCCACATCACCATGACCGCCGAGGACGCCCACATCTTCGCAACCAGCATCTACGAGAATCTGCGCGTCGCGAAGGCATCCCTGACGCGCGAAGAGGCCGTGACGTCACTGCAACGAGCGGGACTTTGCGAGTGGATCGACTCTCTTCCCGACGGAATCGATACGGTGATCGGTTCGGGTGCGACGACGGTGTCCGGGGGTGAACGCCGCCGCCTGTTGATGGCGCGCGCGCTCCTCGTCCCGGCCCCCGTCATGGCGGTGGACGAGGCATCGGAACACCTGGACGGCGAGACCGCGGACAGGCTCATGAACACCCTCCTGACTCCCCCACCCGATCGCGCTACCCTGGTCGTCACGCATCGCCTCAGCGCCCTCGACCAGGCCGACCAGGTACTCGTTTTGGGACGCGTGCAGGCCGGTCAGTGCGCGAGGGTGGTTGCACAGGGCACGCACGCGCACGTTCTATCTTGCCTGCCCGGCTACCGGTGGGCACTCGATCAGGAGGAACAATGA
- a CDS encoding GAF domain-containing sensor histidine kinase gives MSTDSTDFTLLEAALDLTSSLDLKAGLQNFVNQACALTSSPHATLTVLDTWGATTLQLEHHDTLPAPDVPRALITAIPVTEPLLVNSPTDATDLDLPPSTPAFLGVSVLVHEQVYGRLYLTEKPGGYTAGDSAVVAALAPAAGIAVENAHLYADSRRTERWISASQSLTTTMLEGADEEEALELIAKTVREVSHADTAIIVLQSVGDTWAAEITDGKNASSLLGLVFPPEGRAMSVLHEGTGMIVDSMARAQTMRMPQLAAFGSALYAPLRSRGISSGVLILLRQIGAPEFDSAELSLAESLASQATLALELASARHAQDVAALLDERDRISRDLHDFAIQQLFATGMALDAAKQKITQGEADPASLESLIDSSLASIDEAVRQIRTIVHNLRERDKAVGLVERIRRESSLTRSALGFAPSLLITLDGNAINSDLDNELVVIDEFDGRVDPDLSDDVVAIVREGLSNIARHAHATAATVCVDVSGRGKSGRVRITITDDGRGIDPSRTRNSGLANMAERARRHHGSFDTGSGGDGGGTRVTWIAPLEG, from the coding sequence ATGAGCACCGACAGCACGGACTTTACCCTTCTCGAAGCGGCGCTGGATCTGACCAGCTCCCTGGACCTGAAGGCAGGCCTGCAGAACTTCGTCAACCAGGCGTGCGCTCTCACCTCCTCGCCGCACGCCACGCTGACGGTCCTTGACACGTGGGGTGCGACAACGTTGCAGCTCGAGCACCACGACACCCTGCCCGCGCCCGATGTCCCCCGGGCGCTCATCACGGCCATTCCCGTCACCGAGCCTCTTCTCGTCAACTCGCCCACCGACGCGACCGACCTCGACCTTCCGCCGTCCACTCCCGCGTTCCTCGGCGTCTCGGTCCTGGTTCACGAGCAGGTGTACGGAAGGCTCTATCTCACGGAGAAGCCGGGGGGATACACGGCCGGCGACTCGGCCGTGGTCGCCGCGCTGGCTCCGGCTGCCGGCATCGCCGTTGAGAACGCTCACCTCTACGCGGACTCACGCCGTACGGAACGCTGGATCAGCGCCTCTCAGTCTCTGACGACAACCATGCTGGAGGGGGCCGATGAGGAGGAGGCTCTCGAGCTCATCGCGAAGACGGTGCGCGAGGTGTCCCACGCGGACACCGCGATCATCGTCCTCCAATCCGTGGGCGATACGTGGGCGGCCGAGATCACCGACGGAAAGAATGCCTCGAGCCTGCTCGGCTTGGTTTTTCCACCCGAGGGGCGCGCGATGAGCGTGTTGCATGAGGGGACCGGCATGATCGTCGACTCGATGGCCCGCGCCCAGACGATGCGCATGCCACAGCTGGCCGCCTTTGGTTCCGCCCTCTACGCTCCGCTGCGTTCTCGAGGAATATCATCGGGCGTCCTCATCCTCTTGCGCCAGATTGGTGCTCCCGAGTTCGACAGCGCCGAGCTCTCCCTCGCTGAATCCCTGGCCTCTCAGGCCACCCTCGCGCTCGAGCTGGCCTCCGCGCGCCACGCCCAGGACGTGGCAGCCCTCCTGGATGAGCGAGATCGGATCAGCCGCGACCTGCACGATTTTGCGATTCAGCAGCTCTTTGCCACCGGGATGGCCCTGGACGCGGCCAAGCAGAAGATTACCCAGGGGGAGGCGGATCCAGCCTCCTTGGAGTCGCTCATCGACTCCTCTCTTGCCTCAATTGACGAGGCCGTCCGCCAGATCCGCACGATCGTGCACAACCTGCGCGAGCGGGATAAGGCCGTCGGCCTGGTCGAGCGAATCCGCAGGGAGTCGTCGCTGACGCGCTCCGCCCTCGGCTTTGCCCCCTCCCTGCTCATCACCCTCGACGGCAATGCGATCAACTCGGACCTGGACAACGAGCTGGTCGTCATTGACGAGTTCGATGGCCGCGTCGACCCAGACCTCTCCGATGACGTCGTCGCAATCGTGCGTGAGGGGTTGTCGAACATCGCGCGTCACGCTCACGCGACGGCCGCGACCGTATGCGTTGACGTGTCCGGGCGAGGCAAGTCCGGGCGGGTGCGCATCACGATCACCGACGATGGGCGCGGGATCGATCCGTCGCGGACCCGCAACTCGGGTCTGGCCAACATGGCCGAGCGCGCTCGGCGCCACCACGGCAGCTTCGATACCGGATCAGGTGGGGATGGAGGCGGAACCAGGGTCACGTGGATCGCTCCCCTGGAGGGGTAG